One genomic window of Glycine soja cultivar W05 chromosome 9, ASM419377v2, whole genome shotgun sequence includes the following:
- the LOC114425279 gene encoding 40S ribosomal protein S7, which translates to MYTSRKKIHKDKDAEPTEFEESVGQALFDLENTNNELKSDLKDLYINSAVQIDVSGNRKAVVIHVPYRLRKGFRKIHVRLVRELEKKFSGKDVILIATRRILRPPKKGSAVQRPRTRTLTAVHEAMLEDIVLPAEIVGKRVRYKIDGSKIMKVFLDPKERNNTEYKLETFAAVYRKLSGKDIVFEYPTTEA; encoded by the exons ATGTACACATCAAGGAAGAAAATCCACAAGGATAAGGATGCTGAGCCAACTGAATTTGAGGAATCAGTCGGACAG GCATTGTTTGATCTGGAAAATACCAACAATGAGCTGAAAAGTGATCTGAAAGATTTATACATAAACTCAGCTGT CCAAATTGATGTTTCTGGGAACCGCAAGGCTGTGGTTATCCATGTCCCCTACAGATTAAGGAAAGGATTCCGGAAGATTCATGTCAGGCTTGTGAGAGAACTTGAGAAAAAGTTTAGTGGAAAG GATGTAATCCTGATTGCCACCCGGAGGATATTGAGGCCACCAAAGAAAGGTTCTGCTGTTCAGCGTCCCCGCACCCGAACACTCACTGCTGTACACGAGGCAATGCTGGAAGATATTGTATTGCCTGCTGAGATTGTTGGAAAGCGTGTTAGGTATAAAATTGATGGTTCCAAGATTATGAAG GTCTTTTTGGACCCCAAGGAGCGAAACAACACCGAGTACAAATTGGAGACTTTTGCTGCAGTATACAGGAAACTTTCGGGCAAAGATATTGTGTTTGAGTATCCTACCACCGAGGCTTAG